A genomic region of Raphanus sativus cultivar WK10039 chromosome 6, ASM80110v3, whole genome shotgun sequence contains the following coding sequences:
- the LOC108835839 gene encoding somatic embryogenesis receptor kinase 4 isoform X2, protein MGFALGKMEQQGSSLHPSFISLILLFFLVLRAAGNPEGDALYELKKSLVDDPNNVLQSWDATLVSPCTWFHITCNTENSVIRVDLGNANLSGQLVPQLRHLPSLQYLELYSNNITGGIPEELGDLTELVSLDLYMNRISGPIPSSLGKLEKLKFLDIANNGLSGDIPVNGSFTLFTPISFANNSLRPLPDPPSTSNSPPQSQPPPGKKTTTAIAIGAAAGAAILFAGPAIAVAWWLRSKAQDRFVDVPGEEEDPEVHLGQLRRFSLRELLVATDNFSNKNVLGRGGFGKVYKGRLANGKLVAVKRLKEERTKGGELQFQTEVEMISLAVHRNLLRLHGFCMTPTERLLVYPYMSNGSVASCLRERHEGNPALDWPKRKHIALGAARGLAYLHDHCDQKIIHRDVKAANILLDEHFEAVVGDFGLAKLMNYNESHVTTAVRGTIGHIAPEYLSTGKSSEKTDVFGYGVMLLELITGQKAFDLARLANDDDIMLLDWVKEVLKEKKLESIVDAGLEGKYVDNEVEQLIQMALLCTQSSFLERPNMSEVVRMLEGDGLAEKWEEWQKEEILTNDFNYPQADINWLIPESLSHIENDYPSGPR, encoded by the exons ATGGGTTTTGCTCTTGGGAAAATGGAACAACAAGGGTCATCGCTCCACCCTAGCTTCATTTCCCTGATTCTACTCTTCTTTTTGGTTCTCAGAGCCGCCGGAAACCCAGAAG GTGATGCCTTATATGAGCTGAAAAAGAGTTTAGTTGACGATCCTAACAATGTACTCCAGAGCTGGGATGCTACTCTTGTTTCTCCATGTACTTGGTTTCATATTACTTGCAATACCGAGAATAGTGTCATTCGTGT TGACTTGGGGAATGCAAATCTATCTGGACAACTCGTGCCACAGCTTcgtcatcttccaagcttgcaGTACTT GGAGCTTTATAGCAATAACATTACTGGGGGAATACCTGAAGAGCTTGGAGACTTGACGGAATTGGTGAGCTTGGATCTTTACATGAACAGAATAAGCGGACCAATCCCGTCGTCTCTTGGCAAACTAGAGAAACTCAAGTTCCT GGATATCGCAAACAATGGACTCAGTGGAGATATTCCTGTTAATGGTTCCTTCACACTGTTCACTCCTATTAG TTTTGCCAATAATAGTTTAAGGCCGCTTCCTGATCCTCCATCTACTTCCAACTCTCCTCCTCAATCCCAACCACCACCAG GGAAGAAAACGACTACAGCAATAGCAATTGGAGCTGCTGCAGGTGCAGCAATTCTGTTTGCTGGTCCAGCCATTGCGGTTGCTTGGTGGCTGAGAAGTAAAGCACAGGACCGCTTTGTTGATGTACCTG GTGAAGAAGAAGACCCAGAGGTTCACTTAGGACAACTCCGAAGGTTTTCCTTGCGTGAACTGCTAGTTGCTACTGATAACTTTAGCAACAAAAATGTATTGGGTAGAGGCGGTTTTGGTAAAGTGTATAAAGGACGTTTAGCCAATGGCAAGCTAGTGGCTGTGAAAAGGCTAAAAGAAGAACGTACCAAGGGTGGGGAACTTCAGTTCCAGACCGAAGTTGAGATGATTAGTTTGGCCGTTCATAGGAACTTGCTTCGGCTTCATGGATTTTGCATGACACCAACTGAAAGATTACTCGTTTACCCCTACATGTCTAATGGAAGTGTTGCTTCTTGTTTGAGAG aacgtCATGAAGGCAATCCAGCACTTGATTGGCCAAAACGAAAGCATATTGCTCTGGGAGCCGCAAGGGGGCTTGCTTATTTACATGATCACTGCGACCAAAAAATCATTCACCGGGATGTGAAAGCTGCGAACATATTGTTAGATGAACACTTCGAAGCTGTGGTTGGGGATTTTGGGCTCGCAAAGCTCATGAATTATAATGAGTCCCATGTGACAACTGCCGTACGCGGTACAATTGGCCATATAGCCCCTGAGTACCTTTCCACAGGAAAATCTTCTGAGAAAACTGATGTTTTTGGGTACGGGGTGATGCTTCTCGAGCTCATCACCGGACAAAAGGCTTTTGATCTTGCTCGGCTTGCaaatgatgatgatatcatgTTACTCGACTGG GTGAAAGAGGTTTTGAAAGAGAAGAAGTTGGAAAGTATTGTGGATGCAGGGCTCGAAGGAAAGTACGTGGATAATGAAGTGGAGCAGCTGATCCAAATGGCTCTGCTCTGCACTCAAAGTTCTTTCCTGGAACGTCCCAATATGTCAGAAGTGGTGAGAATGCTTGAAGGAGATGGTTTGGCTGAGAAATGGGAAGAATGGCAAAAGGAGGAGATTCTGACAAATGATTTTAACTATCCTCAAGCTGACATTAACTGGCTCATCCCAGAATCCCTCTCCCACATTGAGAACGATTACCCTTCAGGACCAAGATAA
- the LOC108835839 gene encoding somatic embryogenesis receptor kinase 4 isoform X1 has translation MGFALGKMEQQGSSLHPSFISLILLFFLVLRAAGNPEGDALYELKKSLVDDPNNVLQSWDATLVSPCTWFHITCNTENSVIRVDLGNANLSGQLVPQLRHLPSLQYLELYSNNITGGIPEELGDLTELVSLDLYMNRISGPIPSSLGKLEKLKFLRLNNNKLSGEIPRSLTNVSLQVLDIANNGLSGDIPVNGSFTLFTPISFANNSLRPLPDPPSTSNSPPQSQPPPGKKTTTAIAIGAAAGAAILFAGPAIAVAWWLRSKAQDRFVDVPGEEEDPEVHLGQLRRFSLRELLVATDNFSNKNVLGRGGFGKVYKGRLANGKLVAVKRLKEERTKGGELQFQTEVEMISLAVHRNLLRLHGFCMTPTERLLVYPYMSNGSVASCLRERHEGNPALDWPKRKHIALGAARGLAYLHDHCDQKIIHRDVKAANILLDEHFEAVVGDFGLAKLMNYNESHVTTAVRGTIGHIAPEYLSTGKSSEKTDVFGYGVMLLELITGQKAFDLARLANDDDIMLLDWVKEVLKEKKLESIVDAGLEGKYVDNEVEQLIQMALLCTQSSFLERPNMSEVVRMLEGDGLAEKWEEWQKEEILTNDFNYPQADINWLIPESLSHIENDYPSGPR, from the exons ATGGGTTTTGCTCTTGGGAAAATGGAACAACAAGGGTCATCGCTCCACCCTAGCTTCATTTCCCTGATTCTACTCTTCTTTTTGGTTCTCAGAGCCGCCGGAAACCCAGAAG GTGATGCCTTATATGAGCTGAAAAAGAGTTTAGTTGACGATCCTAACAATGTACTCCAGAGCTGGGATGCTACTCTTGTTTCTCCATGTACTTGGTTTCATATTACTTGCAATACCGAGAATAGTGTCATTCGTGT TGACTTGGGGAATGCAAATCTATCTGGACAACTCGTGCCACAGCTTcgtcatcttccaagcttgcaGTACTT GGAGCTTTATAGCAATAACATTACTGGGGGAATACCTGAAGAGCTTGGAGACTTGACGGAATTGGTGAGCTTGGATCTTTACATGAACAGAATAAGCGGACCAATCCCGTCGTCTCTTGGCAAACTAGAGAAACTCAAGTTCCT GCGTCTTAATAACAACAAGTTATCTGGAGAAATTCCAAGGTCTTTGACTAATGTGTCACTGCAAGTTCT GGATATCGCAAACAATGGACTCAGTGGAGATATTCCTGTTAATGGTTCCTTCACACTGTTCACTCCTATTAG TTTTGCCAATAATAGTTTAAGGCCGCTTCCTGATCCTCCATCTACTTCCAACTCTCCTCCTCAATCCCAACCACCACCAG GGAAGAAAACGACTACAGCAATAGCAATTGGAGCTGCTGCAGGTGCAGCAATTCTGTTTGCTGGTCCAGCCATTGCGGTTGCTTGGTGGCTGAGAAGTAAAGCACAGGACCGCTTTGTTGATGTACCTG GTGAAGAAGAAGACCCAGAGGTTCACTTAGGACAACTCCGAAGGTTTTCCTTGCGTGAACTGCTAGTTGCTACTGATAACTTTAGCAACAAAAATGTATTGGGTAGAGGCGGTTTTGGTAAAGTGTATAAAGGACGTTTAGCCAATGGCAAGCTAGTGGCTGTGAAAAGGCTAAAAGAAGAACGTACCAAGGGTGGGGAACTTCAGTTCCAGACCGAAGTTGAGATGATTAGTTTGGCCGTTCATAGGAACTTGCTTCGGCTTCATGGATTTTGCATGACACCAACTGAAAGATTACTCGTTTACCCCTACATGTCTAATGGAAGTGTTGCTTCTTGTTTGAGAG aacgtCATGAAGGCAATCCAGCACTTGATTGGCCAAAACGAAAGCATATTGCTCTGGGAGCCGCAAGGGGGCTTGCTTATTTACATGATCACTGCGACCAAAAAATCATTCACCGGGATGTGAAAGCTGCGAACATATTGTTAGATGAACACTTCGAAGCTGTGGTTGGGGATTTTGGGCTCGCAAAGCTCATGAATTATAATGAGTCCCATGTGACAACTGCCGTACGCGGTACAATTGGCCATATAGCCCCTGAGTACCTTTCCACAGGAAAATCTTCTGAGAAAACTGATGTTTTTGGGTACGGGGTGATGCTTCTCGAGCTCATCACCGGACAAAAGGCTTTTGATCTTGCTCGGCTTGCaaatgatgatgatatcatgTTACTCGACTGG GTGAAAGAGGTTTTGAAAGAGAAGAAGTTGGAAAGTATTGTGGATGCAGGGCTCGAAGGAAAGTACGTGGATAATGAAGTGGAGCAGCTGATCCAAATGGCTCTGCTCTGCACTCAAAGTTCTTTCCTGGAACGTCCCAATATGTCAGAAGTGGTGAGAATGCTTGAAGGAGATGGTTTGGCTGAGAAATGGGAAGAATGGCAAAAGGAGGAGATTCTGACAAATGATTTTAACTATCCTCAAGCTGACATTAACTGGCTCATCCCAGAATCCCTCTCCCACATTGAGAACGATTACCCTTCAGGACCAAGATAA